Proteins found in one Lysinibacillus fusiformis genomic segment:
- a CDS encoding thymidylate synthase, which produces MNVIFIDSFSGEELLHMVSQDVAGILAAAQGESVTFPGGHFKYEFHNLDFYEDNGQIRQELVIYVKKI; this is translated from the coding sequence ATGAACGTTATTTTTATCGATTCTTTTTCTGGGGAAGAGCTGTTACATATGGTGTCACAAGATGTAGCAGGCATTTTGGCAGCAGCACAGGGAGAAAGCGTGACATTTCCTGGAGGTCACTTTAAATATGAATTTCACAATTTAGATTTTTATGAGGACAATGGCCAAATACGTCAGGAATTAGTGATTTATGTGAAAAAAATATAA
- a CDS encoding ATP-binding protein encodes MKKWTYCIFLTYLILGIYVLGIAIKTPFISLTLETTNGQPIFVDSYYPEWAQQKNIEKGDIIVAIDGEPTMENRYVQRQMVVRSANSLTIQKADKSIQTIAVQHRDMPEELYLQILFPIFYFLLAFSVALYVWRRNQNNLATFLLILFLLTCSMAYISTGASARGNIIGMFVIGICIILCMVLFIHFLQHFFKYLRIKWTYPHSKWLYLLTLIIPGCYLMESVMPAIREVTPILNLSLFAVLVLYAIYILLTSYLRTKLAKIRLIALAFIVPFLPFLSFFVTPEILGHKPILHAEIAALFLLFIPFSFLFIQVNERLFDIEYQLSRLRYYSTLAFFSALLLTAGIALLFLGQLSIVHVTSIFLLVFMVIIASFYIKERIDFKYRKIIFSSTGNYVHNLYAAVQRMGKAKNQQELLDRFKYEITEKLGTTAFHICTITEDSPQHVSHYTQLLLHDAGEEKIMLEIRHALQKEELLWLELLALYVSMFINNLQQIEDLVQEIQHMKNTSDTPLPWLDKLLWNIIEKEKSILAQELHDTILQEQLHLARELDVLAGSPTIKKETVLAIREQLLNATKDLREYCENLSPPLLDTFGLQMALKKLIQKVKIRADFLLDAQIDRVHFQDVTLHLVVYRLVQELLNNAIKHAEATEVSLQLQAIPQGFILQYDDNGIGCDIDDLIQSSASMGINGIRERVRAFNGDITIQSSRNEGMHIFIQIQEDGDSYDEHTYYR; translated from the coding sequence ATGAAAAAATGGACATATTGTATTTTTCTTACATATTTAATACTTGGTATTTATGTATTAGGTATTGCCATCAAAACACCCTTTATTAGTCTCACTCTTGAGACGACAAATGGGCAGCCTATTTTTGTGGATAGCTATTACCCCGAATGGGCACAGCAAAAAAATATTGAAAAAGGAGATATCATTGTGGCGATCGATGGGGAGCCAACCATGGAGAATCGCTACGTTCAGCGACAAATGGTCGTTAGAAGTGCCAATTCATTAACGATTCAAAAGGCCGATAAGAGCATTCAAACCATTGCAGTCCAGCATCGAGATATGCCAGAAGAATTATATTTGCAAATTTTGTTCCCAATCTTTTATTTTCTCCTAGCTTTCAGCGTCGCCCTTTATGTTTGGCGACGTAATCAAAACAATCTTGCAACGTTTTTATTAATCCTGTTTTTATTAACCTGTTCCATGGCCTATATCAGTACGGGCGCATCAGCAAGAGGAAATATCATTGGGATGTTTGTCATTGGCATTTGTATTATTTTATGCATGGTTCTCTTTATTCACTTTTTACAACACTTTTTCAAGTACCTACGAATCAAATGGACATACCCTCACAGTAAATGGCTATACTTATTAACGCTTATCATCCCTGGCTGCTATCTAATGGAGAGCGTCATGCCCGCAATACGTGAGGTCACGCCTATCTTGAACTTAAGTTTATTTGCTGTCCTTGTGCTGTATGCTATTTATATTTTATTAACGAGTTATTTACGCACAAAATTGGCAAAAATTCGTTTAATTGCGCTTGCCTTTATCGTGCCGTTTTTGCCCTTTTTATCATTTTTCGTTACACCTGAAATTTTAGGACATAAGCCGATATTACACGCTGAAATCGCCGCATTGTTTTTATTATTTATTCCGTTCTCTTTTCTGTTCATTCAGGTGAACGAACGATTATTCGATATTGAATACCAATTATCACGATTACGCTATTATTCAACACTAGCCTTTTTCAGTGCGCTTCTGTTGACAGCGGGAATTGCCCTGTTATTCTTGGGACAGCTATCCATCGTCCATGTCACAAGTATTTTTTTACTTGTCTTCATGGTGATCATTGCGAGCTTCTATATAAAAGAGCGCATTGATTTTAAGTATCGAAAAATTATCTTCTCTTCTACTGGAAATTATGTACATAATTTATATGCGGCTGTTCAGCGCATGGGCAAAGCAAAAAACCAGCAAGAATTATTGGATCGTTTTAAATATGAAATTACCGAGAAGCTTGGGACAACAGCGTTTCATATCTGTACGATAACAGAAGATTCTCCACAGCATGTAAGCCACTATACGCAACTACTGTTACATGATGCTGGAGAGGAAAAAATCATGCTAGAAATACGACATGCCCTGCAAAAGGAAGAGCTCCTTTGGTTAGAATTGCTTGCGCTGTATGTGTCGATGTTTATCAATAATTTACAGCAAATTGAGGATTTAGTTCAGGAAATTCAGCATATGAAAAACACCAGTGATACACCGCTTCCTTGGCTCGATAAATTGCTATGGAATATTATTGAGAAAGAAAAGAGTATTTTAGCACAGGAATTACACGATACCATTTTGCAGGAGCAGCTTCATTTAGCCAGAGAGCTTGATGTCCTTGCCGGCTCTCCTACTATTAAAAAGGAAACCGTGCTAGCTATTCGTGAACAGCTATTAAACGCAACAAAGGACTTACGAGAATATTGCGAGAACCTAAGTCCCCCACTATTGGATACCTTTGGCTTACAAATGGCGTTAAAAAAACTCATTCAAAAGGTAAAAATTCGGGCTGACTTTTTATTAGACGCACAAATTGATCGTGTGCACTTCCAGGATGTCACCCTTCATCTCGTGGTCTATCGTCTCGTTCAAGAGCTGTTAAATAATGCAATCAAGCATGCCGAAGCAACAGAGGTTTCGCTACAATTACAAGCAATTCCTCAAGGCTTTATCCTTCAATATGATGATAACGGTATTGGTTGCGACATTGACGACTTAATTCAGTCCTCTGCATCAATGGGCATTAATGGCATTCGTGAACGTGTCCGTGCTTTTAATGGTGACATCACCATCCAATCGAGTCGTAATGAAGGCATGCATATTTTTATACAAATACAAGAGGACGGGGATTCATATGATGAACATACTTATTATAGATGA
- the aspA gene encoding aspartate ammonia-lyase → MSTQRIEKDFLGERVLPAEAYYGIQTLRATENFPITGYTIHSSLIKAMGIVKKAAALSNMEVHLLSKEIGEAIVEAAQEVIDGKWDAEFLVDPIQGGAGTSINMNANEVIANRALEILGKEKGDYHTVSPNSHVNMSQSTNDAFPTAIHIAVLNLIDELLVTMDYMQSVFHQKAEQFAHVIKMGRTHLQDAVPIRLGQEFEAYCRVINRDIVRIRQTRPNLYDVNMGATAVGTGLNAFPDYIKSVDEHLAEISGLPLKGATHLVDATQNTDAYTEVSGALKICMINMSKIANDLRLMASGPRAGLGEILLPARQPGSSIMPGKVNPVMPEVLNQVAFQVIGNDHTISLASEAGQLELNVMEPVLVFNLIQSISIMNNVFRAFTENCLKDIEANEERMKEYVEKSVGVLTAVNPHIGYEVAARLAREAILTGRSIRELCIEEGVLTKEQLDLILDPYEMTHPGIAGSSIMKLK, encoded by the coding sequence ATGTCAACACAACGTATAGAAAAAGATTTTTTAGGTGAGCGCGTATTACCAGCAGAGGCTTATTACGGAATTCAAACATTACGTGCAACGGAAAACTTCCCAATTACAGGCTACACAATTCACTCTTCACTTATTAAGGCGATGGGGATTGTGAAGAAGGCAGCGGCTTTAAGTAATATGGAAGTACACCTATTATCAAAAGAAATTGGTGAGGCAATTGTCGAAGCAGCACAAGAAGTAATTGATGGCAAATGGGATGCAGAATTCCTTGTAGACCCAATCCAAGGTGGAGCAGGTACATCCATCAATATGAATGCTAATGAAGTCATCGCCAACCGTGCCCTAGAAATTTTGGGGAAAGAAAAAGGTGACTATCACACAGTAAGTCCAAACAGTCATGTTAATATGTCACAATCAACAAATGATGCGTTCCCAACAGCTATTCATATCGCTGTGTTAAATTTAATAGATGAATTATTAGTAACGATGGATTATATGCAATCGGTTTTCCATCAAAAAGCAGAGCAATTTGCACATGTCATTAAAATGGGTCGTACGCATTTACAGGATGCCGTGCCAATTCGCTTAGGACAAGAGTTTGAAGCTTATTGCCGCGTGATTAACCGTGATATCGTACGCATTCGTCAAACACGTCCAAATTTATATGATGTGAACATGGGTGCAACGGCTGTCGGAACAGGCTTAAATGCCTTCCCAGACTACATTAAATCCGTTGATGAGCATCTTGCTGAAATTTCTGGTTTACCATTAAAAGGTGCGACACATTTAGTGGACGCGACACAAAATACAGATGCTTATACAGAAGTATCAGGTGCTTTAAAAATCTGTATGATTAATATGTCTAAAATTGCTAACGACTTACGTTTAATGGCTTCTGGTCCACGCGCAGGCTTAGGAGAAATCCTGTTACCAGCTCGTCAACCAGGATCTTCAATTATGCCAGGTAAAGTCAACCCAGTTATGCCAGAGGTACTGAACCAAGTAGCCTTCCAAGTAATCGGGAATGACCATACAATCTCTCTAGCATCTGAAGCTGGCCAATTAGAATTAAACGTAATGGAGCCTGTATTAGTGTTCAACCTAATCCAATCCATTAGCATTATGAATAATGTTTTCCGTGCGTTTACAGAAAACTGCTTAAAAGATATCGAAGCAAATGAAGAGCGCATGAAAGAATATGTTGAGAAAAGTGTAGGGGTACTAACTGCTGTAAACCCACATATTGGCTATGAAGTAGCAGCACGTCTTGCACGTGAAGCCATTCTAACTGGTCGTTCCATTCGTGAGCTTTGCATTGAAGAAGGCGTCCTAACAAAAGAACAATTAGACTTAATTTTAGATCCTTATGAAATGACACACCCAGGTATTGCGGGCTCTAGTATCATGAAATTAAAATAA
- a CDS encoding DUF2399 domain-containing protein: MEYEEKTSIEFLNEVVLRAGEKIEKVEYQGPIQTVTIVRRSARIYKKVAQIKVAKQPIWKTTIPQELVKYKFSPKVNRLLNEPFETIQDWLQEGWIIREIRYHVDGISIKDDVYRMGPAYLFALKYRKSKEQQQYELQLEQLRKQADDLQMSPLFLHALSAEAMPRYWSRVKQLKFMQFCIAMYQLAQQKDLFDFKEIGATYEDRIGGSKMFDQEREEFLAHLAQLGIDAPSYGLVSSGKIVPIYFTGHAQSELASYHLGAVHATTDNTVLQTTFTTSNTTLWLVENRAILTRMATESEFLRESHSFVLCLDGQIRSAHKQFIKQLLKSSIQQVLIWTDYDEAGLTIAKKAIQLLSCPFKIIGRDSQIFTDIETYEQWLQHENRHEQEQQLGGVNEWKMWM; the protein is encoded by the coding sequence GTGGAATATGAAGAAAAGACCTCAATTGAATTTTTAAACGAAGTTGTTTTGAGGGCAGGTGAAAAAATTGAGAAGGTTGAATACCAAGGGCCTATTCAAACAGTAACGATTGTAAGAAGGTCCGCACGTATTTACAAAAAGGTTGCCCAAATCAAAGTAGCAAAGCAGCCCATTTGGAAGACAACTATTCCACAGGAGCTTGTGAAATATAAATTTTCACCAAAAGTAAATCGCCTACTAAATGAACCATTTGAAACGATTCAGGACTGGCTCCAGGAAGGGTGGATAATACGAGAGATTCGTTATCATGTAGATGGTATAAGTATCAAAGATGATGTCTATCGGATGGGTCCCGCCTATCTGTTTGCGCTTAAATATCGTAAAAGTAAAGAACAACAGCAATATGAGCTACAACTAGAACAGTTACGAAAGCAAGCGGATGACCTACAAATGTCGCCACTGTTTCTACATGCACTGTCAGCGGAAGCAATGCCTCGTTATTGGAGTCGTGTAAAGCAATTAAAGTTTATGCAGTTTTGTATTGCTATGTACCAGCTTGCTCAGCAAAAAGACTTATTTGACTTTAAAGAAATAGGTGCGACATATGAAGATCGAATTGGTGGTTCGAAAATGTTTGATCAGGAGCGAGAGGAATTTTTAGCCCATCTCGCACAATTAGGCATCGATGCCCCGTCTTATGGCCTTGTAAGCTCAGGAAAAATCGTGCCAATCTATTTTACTGGACATGCACAATCAGAGCTAGCCTCCTATCATCTTGGTGCAGTTCATGCAACAACAGATAATACAGTGTTACAAACGACATTTACAACTTCCAACACGACACTATGGCTTGTGGAAAATAGGGCTATTTTAACACGTATGGCAACGGAAAGTGAATTTCTACGAGAAAGCCATTCATTTGTGCTTTGTTTGGATGGGCAAATTCGATCCGCTCATAAGCAATTTATCAAACAGTTGCTTAAAAGTTCCATACAACAAGTACTGATTTGGACGGATTATGATGAGGCAGGACTAACAATTGCTAAAAAAGCTATTCAGCTTCTTTCTTGTCCCTTTAAAATTATTGGACGAGATTCGCAAATTTTTACGGATATTGAAACTTACGAGCAGTGGCTTCAGCATGAAAATCGTCATGAGCAAGAGCAACAATTGGGAGGAGTGAACGAATGGAAAATGTGGATGTAA
- a CDS encoding cold-shock protein, producing MTQGTVKWFNAEKGFGFIAVEGGNDVFVHFSAIQSDGFKTLEEGQKVEFGVEEGSRGPQATNVVKL from the coding sequence ATGACACAAGGTACAGTAAAATGGTTTAACGCAGAAAAAGGTTTTGGCTTCATCGCAGTTGAAGGTGGCAACGATGTATTCGTACATTTCTCAGCTATCCAATCTGATGGCTTCAAAACTTTAGAAGAGGGCCAAAAAGTTGAATTCGGCGTAGAAGAAGGCAGCCGCGGACCTCAAGCAACGAATGTAGTGAAACTATAA
- a CDS encoding PH domain-containing protein, with amino-acid sequence MGLFDGLIGNASEVNLEKLQEEVHDLLIPNETIKNAYKIIRDTFIFTNKRLILIDKQGVTGKKTEYHSIPYKNIVHFSVETAGTFDLDAELKIWVSGSPLPIQKNFNKATNIYKVQSVLAQYVLGT; translated from the coding sequence ATGGGCTTATTTGATGGATTAATCGGCAATGCAAGCGAGGTGAATTTAGAAAAACTACAGGAGGAGGTCCATGATTTATTAATTCCAAACGAGACAATCAAGAATGCCTATAAAATTATTAGAGACACGTTTATTTTTACCAATAAACGATTAATCCTCATCGATAAGCAAGGGGTGACTGGCAAGAAAACGGAGTATCATTCCATTCCCTATAAAAATATCGTTCATTTTTCAGTAGAAACAGCCGGTACATTTGATTTAGATGCAGAGCTCAAAATATGGGTGTCTGGCAGTCCGTTGCCGATTCAAAAAAACTTCAATAAGGCGACAAATATTTATAAAGTGCAAAGCGTCTTAGCGCAGTATGTTTTGGGGACGTGA
- a CDS encoding methyl-accepting chemotaxis protein: MSLRKKSLLGFSVLNVLMIIILFIDLANVTTLDWFSTVLTIVGIAITLSYTVYVHYKVIQPIKQLTEAAQGITAGQLDTVVIEVRDNSEISQLAQSFLEMQEQLRTMTQKIAHSSTDLSASIEELSASTNEITLAVEEVDQQMEKTSDGLKQAAQSANDSAQSMQETVDGIERITVATQDVFVHAKDASEIAGNGANILHVAKEQMQFISSSTEKTSGLMQQLSLKMSDIKSMTDMITAITDQTNLLALNAAIEAARAGEHGKGFAVVAEEVRQLAEQSKHSATQIVDLVVGIESDTKQVASSVEDDLKNVQQGVYVIDEATKSFGTISQHVSQMTSQLEDISTTAEQLSSSANEVASTVTTIAAGMGKLSNYTEAVLHSMDEQTASMQAVNHVTQDLSVQADNLQKLTNQFRV; encoded by the coding sequence ATGAGTTTACGAAAAAAGAGTTTACTTGGCTTTTCCGTTTTAAATGTTTTAATGATTATTATTTTATTCATCGATTTAGCCAATGTAACGACATTAGATTGGTTTTCTACCGTGTTAACGATTGTAGGAATCGCTATTACACTATCTTACACGGTGTATGTCCACTACAAAGTGATACAGCCTATCAAACAATTAACAGAGGCAGCACAAGGGATTACGGCAGGCCAATTAGATACAGTTGTCATTGAGGTTCGTGACAATAGTGAAATTTCTCAACTAGCGCAATCCTTTTTAGAGATGCAGGAACAATTACGAACAATGACACAAAAAATCGCACACAGCTCTACGGATTTATCAGCAAGCATTGAGGAATTATCGGCAAGTACGAATGAAATTACGCTAGCTGTGGAAGAAGTCGATCAACAAATGGAGAAGACGTCAGACGGCTTGAAGCAAGCGGCGCAATCTGCGAATGATAGTGCCCAGTCTATGCAAGAAACCGTTGATGGAATTGAGCGAATTACAGTAGCCACACAAGATGTGTTCGTGCATGCGAAAGATGCCAGCGAAATAGCGGGAAATGGTGCAAATATTTTACATGTGGCAAAAGAACAAATGCAATTCATTTCCTCATCAACAGAAAAAACGAGTGGGCTGATGCAGCAATTATCCCTTAAAATGTCAGATATTAAATCGATGACAGACATGATTACAGCTATTACGGATCAAACGAATCTATTAGCATTAAATGCGGCGATAGAAGCAGCACGCGCTGGAGAGCATGGTAAAGGCTTCGCCGTTGTAGCTGAAGAAGTACGCCAATTAGCAGAGCAATCAAAGCACTCCGCTACACAAATTGTAGATTTAGTTGTGGGAATAGAAAGTGATACAAAACAGGTCGCTTCATCAGTGGAAGATGATTTGAAAAATGTCCAACAGGGGGTCTATGTCATTGACGAGGCAACAAAATCATTTGGCACGATCTCACAGCATGTTAGTCAGATGACGAGTCAGCTTGAGGATATTTCGACGACAGCTGAGCAGCTTTCAAGCAGCGCCAATGAAGTGGCATCCACTGTGACAACCATCGCAGCTGGCATGGGCAAGCTATCGAATTATACAGAAGCTGTGTTACATTCAATGGATGAGCAAACAGCCTCTATGCAAGCTGTTAATCATGTCACACAGGATTTAAGTGTTCAAGCCGATAACTTACAAAAGTTAACAAATCAATTTCGTGTCTAG
- a CDS encoding NAD(P)-dependent oxidoreductase codes for MKIAVIGATGKAGQKIVEEALQRGHDVTAIVRSAAKATAAIPVIEKDVFDVTQEDVKGFDVVVNAFGAPAGQEELHVKAGRHLISIFQGIATKLVVVGGAGSLFVDPEKKVRVMDTPDFPAIYLATAQNQGHNLQDLQQSSITWTFISPSAFFDPEGPRTGHYTAGVDHLLVNDAGESYVSYADYAVAVVDELENPQHVNSRFTVTSNK; via the coding sequence ATGAAAATTGCCGTAATTGGTGCAACAGGGAAAGCAGGACAAAAAATAGTAGAGGAAGCACTACAACGTGGGCATGACGTAACAGCCATCGTTCGTTCAGCAGCAAAAGCGACAGCCGCGATTCCAGTAATTGAAAAAGATGTGTTTGATGTGACACAAGAAGATGTAAAAGGCTTCGATGTGGTTGTCAATGCATTTGGTGCACCAGCTGGACAAGAAGAGTTACATGTAAAAGCTGGGCGTCATTTGATCTCGATTTTCCAAGGTATTGCTACAAAATTAGTGGTTGTAGGGGGAGCGGGCAGTCTATTTGTGGACCCAGAGAAAAAAGTGCGTGTGATGGATACACCAGATTTCCCAGCAATATACTTAGCGACAGCGCAAAATCAAGGACATAACCTACAGGATTTGCAACAATCATCCATTACTTGGACATTTATCAGTCCATCTGCATTTTTCGATCCAGAAGGACCACGTACAGGTCACTATACAGCAGGTGTCGACCATTTATTAGTAAATGATGCAGGGGAAAGCTATGTCAGCTATGCCGATTATGCCGTTGCTGTCGTAGATGAATTAGAAAACCCACAGCATGTCAATAGCCGTTTCACAGTAACGTCAAATAAATAA
- a CDS encoding response regulator transcription factor, whose protein sequence is MMNILIIDDHPVVLDGTKTLLQDLANVHIETEQDSAAVLSRMDTDTFQLFLIDINMKPINGIQLSEMIKKKQPEALIILYTGYELSDYYELLIEKKIDGLLSKLATKEQVIQTIQAALRGEILLAADFLDFVQQRTNLPNVQQEVLLSDKEQEILQLVAQGCTNKAIASAIGVTQRTVENYLSKLFVKLNVESRAEAVIVAKEKAWIK, encoded by the coding sequence ATGATGAACATACTTATTATAGATGACCATCCTGTCGTTTTAGATGGTACGAAAACATTGTTGCAGGATTTAGCCAATGTTCATATCGAAACAGAGCAGGATAGCGCAGCTGTATTATCAAGAATGGATACAGATACCTTTCAATTATTTTTAATTGATATCAATATGAAGCCAATCAACGGCATTCAACTATCAGAGATGATCAAGAAAAAACAACCGGAGGCATTGATCATCCTTTATACAGGCTACGAACTTTCCGATTATTATGAGCTGCTGATTGAGAAAAAAATTGACGGCCTACTATCAAAGCTGGCGACAAAGGAGCAAGTCATCCAAACCATTCAAGCAGCCCTAAGAGGTGAGATTTTACTAGCAGCTGATTTCTTAGACTTTGTCCAGCAACGCACCAACCTGCCGAATGTTCAGCAGGAGGTTTTACTGAGCGACAAGGAACAGGAAATACTCCAGCTTGTTGCCCAAGGCTGCACAAATAAAGCCATCGCCTCTGCAATAGGTGTCACCCAGCGTACAGTGGAGAACTATTTATCCAAGCTATTCGTCAAGCTGAATGTAGAGTCGCGGGCAGAGGCTGTCATCGTTGCGAAGGAAAAAGCATGGATTAAATAA
- a CDS encoding Rrf2 family transcriptional regulator, with product MVNSRFSVAIHILSLIATISDKSLLTSDFIAGSVNTNPVVVRRMIGVLKKAGLLSSHSGMAGYELLVEPKDLTLLAIYQAIDGPEQLFAIHDEPNPACAVGQKIQHTLEGVYTSVWQAMEEQLQAQTLQDVLDQLRT from the coding sequence ATGGTGAACAGTCGATTTTCGGTAGCGATCCATATTCTTTCGCTCATTGCCACAATATCTGATAAAAGTCTGCTAACGTCTGACTTTATTGCTGGAAGTGTCAATACCAATCCAGTCGTTGTAAGACGAATGATTGGTGTGCTAAAAAAAGCAGGCTTACTTTCTTCTCATTCTGGCATGGCTGGCTATGAGTTGTTAGTGGAGCCAAAGGATTTAACACTATTAGCTATTTATCAGGCGATTGATGGACCAGAGCAGCTTTTTGCGATTCATGATGAGCCGAATCCAGCGTGTGCAGTAGGTCAAAAAATCCAGCATACATTGGAGGGTGTCTATACATCTGTGTGGCAGGCAATGGAAGAGCAATTACAAGCACAGACGCTACAGGATGTGCTAGATCAGCTTCGTACTTAG
- a CDS encoding thymidylate synthase produces MTHPELAYLNLLQHILENGTKKEDRTGTGTYSVFGYQMRFDLSKGFPLLTTKRVPFKLVASELLWFIKGDTNIRYLLQHNNHIWDEWAFKKWVESDDYTGPDMTDFGRRCLVDESFNALYQKELASFCERVLTDDAFAQQYGDLGNVYGKQWRHWTTSDGESLDQLQDVIDQIKHHPDSRRIIVNAWNPEDVINAGAKGSKAALPPCHVMFQFYVANGQLSCQLMQRSLDTLLGCPFNIASYALLTHLIAHECGLEVGEFIHSIGDAHIYANHVEQVKEQLSREPRNLPTLHINPNKTSIFDIELEDLSIEGYDPHPAIKAPIAV; encoded by the coding sequence ATGACGCATCCAGAATTAGCGTACTTAAATTTACTACAACATATATTAGAAAATGGCACGAAGAAAGAGGATCGAACGGGGACAGGTACATACAGTGTCTTTGGTTATCAAATGCGTTTTGATTTAAGCAAAGGTTTTCCTCTTCTAACGACAAAACGTGTGCCTTTTAAGCTTGTAGCAAGTGAATTATTATGGTTCATTAAAGGGGATACCAATATCCGTTACCTATTGCAGCATAATAACCACATTTGGGATGAATGGGCATTCAAAAAATGGGTGGAATCGGACGACTATACAGGGCCAGATATGACAGATTTTGGCCGTCGCTGTTTAGTAGACGAGTCATTTAATGCATTGTATCAAAAAGAGCTTGCTTCATTTTGTGAACGTGTCTTAACAGACGATGCCTTTGCACAGCAATATGGAGATCTTGGAAATGTCTATGGCAAACAATGGCGCCATTGGACAACTTCTGATGGCGAAAGCCTTGACCAGCTACAGGATGTCATTGATCAAATTAAGCATCATCCTGACTCACGACGTATTATTGTCAATGCGTGGAATCCTGAGGATGTGATCAATGCGGGGGCAAAGGGCAGTAAAGCCGCATTACCGCCATGTCATGTCATGTTCCAGTTTTATGTAGCAAATGGTCAATTAAGCTGTCAGTTAATGCAACGAAGCTTAGATACATTATTAGGCTGTCCATTCAATATTGCGTCTTACGCTTTATTAACACATTTGATTGCACATGAATGCGGACTAGAGGTTGGCGAATTTATTCATAGCATTGGGGATGCGCATATTTATGCGAACCATGTGGAGCAAGTGAAAGAACAGCTATCACGTGAGCCAAGGAACCTACCAACATTGCACATCAATCCAAATAAAACATCGATCTTCGATATAGAGCTTGAGGATTTATCCATTGAAGGATATGATCCACATCCTGCGATTAAAGCACCGATTGCCGTATAA